The Spirochaetaceae bacterium nucleotide sequence GGCTCCACGCCGCCGAAGCAATAGACCCGCACGAAGCCGCCGAGCGATCCGTGATGGCCGACGAACGCGTCGGTAATCGGGCAGATCACCCGCGTGCGGCCCGCGCCGAAACGCTCGTCCAGCAGATCCTGCAGGTAGACGATGTGGTAGCTGCCGTCCGCGCCGCACTTGTCCTTCATGCCGTGATCGGCGGTCAGGGCGACGGTCGCGCCCAGCTCCTCCAGGCGCGCGAAGCGGTCATCGAGCGCCGCGTGGAAGGCGAGGGCAGCGGCATGGTCCGGGGCGTACTTGTGCTGCACGTAGTCGGTCAGCGACAAGTACAGGAGCGTCGGCGGATCGTCCTGCTCCAGGAACCGGATGCCGGCGTCGAGCACGAACAGCGACAGATCCTCGGAGTACATGTCGGGGAGCGGCCGGCCGACGAAGCCGAGGGCGTCGATTATGCCGTTCTCGGCGGCGGTGCACCGGTCGGCGTGCTGGGAGGAGAAGCAGACGTTGCCCGCAGCGACGTCCAGGCCCTTGCCGAGCTGGGTGCGGAGCTTGTCCTTGGCGGTGACCACCACGGTCCGGGCGCCGGCCTTCGACAGCACGTCGAACACCGTGCGCGAGCGCATCAGCTCCGGGCCGGTCATGACCACCGCCTGGCCGGTGGCGCGGTCGAGATAGAAGTTCCCGGAGATGCCGTGCACCTTCGGCGGCGCGCCGGTGGCGATCGACATGTTGTTGGGGCAGGTGAAGCTGGGGATGCCGCAGTGCGCGACCGCGCCGAAGCCGGAGTCCATGAAGCGGGAGACGGTGGGAGTGCGCCCTGCGGCCCGTGCCGCGGCAAAGTATTCCGGGTCGCCGCCGTCGACGCACACCACCACAACCGGAGCGTCCGGAACCCGGTACCCGACCCCGTTGAGTTCTACCCGTTCAGCGGCCAAGTACACACCCGCTCAGACAAAAGCCCACTTCTCGACCGTGCCGATTGCCGCGCCTGCTGTCAAGACTCCGGTCGGGGTCTGTCGGAGAGGCGCAGGGCGGCGCTTCCGCCGCACGTCCGGCCCCTGGTGCCGAGTGCCGCGGCATTCCACGCGGCGACGGCCGTACTCAAGCGATTGCCGTCCGATACCGGTGCTACAGGGCCGCGGGGTCGATCGGCAGCCAGCGCCGTTCGGCCGCCGCCTGCGAGATCATCTCCATGACGTAGCTGCTGTACGCCGCCTCGCGCACGCTCACCAGGTTGTCCCGCTCGCCGTGCACGACGGCGGCGATAAACTGCTCCAGCGGCCGCGGCAGTGCCTCCGGCAGGTCGGTCCACGGTTCCTTGCCGGTGGCGCCGTCGACGGCGTCGCTCAGCAGGAACAGCTCGTTGTCCCAGTCGTTGTGCGGCATGCCTGGCGCGTTGCGGATCACGGCGTGGCCCTTCGTCCCGGTGATCAGCAGCGATGACGGCTCCACGAGGTCCACCCAACTCGCGGCCAGCGTGGCGATGGTGCCGTTGTCGAAGCGCAGGATCGCCTCGCCGCACTCTTCGCCCCGCGGGTAGCGCCCGAGGGGGCGCGAGAAGCTGGCGGTGACCGCCTCCAGCCGGGCGGTGCCGCCGATCAGGTACAGCAGCAGGTCCAGCTTGTGGGTGCCCAGGTCGCCGAACGCTCCCACGCCCGCCTGCTCGGGGTCGGTCATCCACAGCCAGTCGGAGCGGAATACGCCGTTGATCGCCGCCGGCGTACCGAATACCAGCCGCATGCGGCCGATCGCGCCGAACGCCTCCTCCGCGATCAGGCGCCTCAGCAACCGGTGCGCCGGGATGGTGCGGTTGAAGTATCCCATGTGGAAGATCACCCCGGCGGCTTCCAGCAGCCGCATCATGTTCCTGGCGTCGGCCAGTCCCATGCCCAGCGGCTTCTCGACGAAGCAGTGCTTCCCGGCACCGGCGACCTGCCGCACCAGTTCCTCGTGGCGATTGGTCTGCGACAGCACGATGACCGCGTCCAGGTCCGGCATGCCGAGCACCGACGCCACCTCGGGCGCCGCAAGGCATTGGAACTTTGCAGCGTACTTGCCGGCGATGGCCGGATCGGGATCCCAGACCGCCACCACCGACACGTCGGTGCGGGCGGCCAACACGTCGACGAACCCGGGTGTGTGGATGTGACTCGCCCCCAGCAACGCTAGCTTTTTCTTCATCAGGTAATATCCGCCGGTACCCTACCCGCCGTCGCCCCGCGGCCGCCAGCCCCGCCACGTTGCTGGTTTACAGGTCGGTGCTCAACTGAACAGAGCGGTTTCGTTGTGATCGGTGCCGGGCCACGGGTAGGCGTTGGAGCCGGCATCTGGTGAAACCGGCCCCGCCGGGAGGCCGGCCTGCCACTCGCGCGCCAGCGCGCTGAGGTGCTGCACCACCTCGGGCTCGGTCTCGGCGCGGTTGTTGAGCTCGGAGGGATCATTCGGGATGCGGTAGAGCTCCACCCGGTCACCAGCCGGGTTGCGCAGCAGCTTCCAATCGCCGTGCCGTATCGCCAGCATGGGGCTGCGGTGCAGGACGTGGCCGTAGATGTGGAAGCGCCACTCCCACAGCAGCGGCGTGGAGCGAGGGCGCGGCTCACCGCGGAAGGCCGCCGCCATCGACTCTCCGTCCAGCCCGGCATCCGACGGCACATCCACTCCCGCCAGCTCGCACCAGGTGGGGAGCAGGTCGACGGCGCACAGCGGCGTGGCATTGTTCACCACCCCCGCCGGCGTGTTGCCGGGCCAGCGCAGGATGAACGGGACGCGCACGCCGCCTTCGTAGAGCGACCGCTTGCGGCCCCGGAACGGGCCGGCGCTGCCGACGCCGCTGTGTGACGCGTTGCGAATTTCCATGTCCTCGGGGCCATTGTCGGCGGAAAAGATGACCACGGTGTCGTCGGCCAAACCCAGCTCGTCCAGCTTGGCCAGCAGGCGGCCGATCTGCAGGTCGGCCTCGGTCATGGTGGCATAGTAGATCGCGGTGGCTCCCGCGTGGGGTACGTGCAGCGGCATGTAGTCGACATAGCGCTCCAACTGCTCCTCGTTGGGGTCGAGCGATGCGTGGGTATCGTAGAGCCAAAGGTTGAGGAAGAACGGATCCGCGGCGGCGCCGGTGCGCCCTGGTTGTTCGAGGAACCCGATCGCCTGGTCGACGATCTCCCGTGAGGACGTTGCGCGTGTACCGGTGTGAGACGGGTCGGTATACACGATGGGACAATCCGGCTCGTCGAACAGGTCTATCCCGTACGCCGTCGGCGGCGGCGCACCGGTGCCGTTCCCCAGGTGCCACTTGCCGAAGTGCCCGACGCGGTAGCCCGCGTTCTGGAACAGCCCGGTAACGGTAGTCGCGGACGGATCGAGCCAGTTGGGCATGCCGCGGGCAGCATTGCGCTCGTGGGTCGCGAAGTGACCGTGGATTCCGAAGCGGGCCGGGAACCGGCCAGTCATTACCGCCGCCCGGCTCGGCGAACACACACCCGAGCAGACGTAGAACTGCGAGAACAGCGTGCCCTCGGCGGCGAGCCGGTCGAGATGGGGGGTCCTGAGGTGGCGATGGCCGTAGCAGCCCAGGTCACCCCAGCCCCAGTCGTCGGCAAACACGAACAGGATGTTGGGGCGTGTCGATGTCGATGCCATGCCGCCATTCTCCCAGAAATCCCGGCGGACCCGAAGCCACCGCTTCGGTGAGTTCGGCCGAGCCTCATCGTTCCACGAGCCAGGGCAGGTTGAACGAGTAGTGGTTGCTGCTGCTGATGAGTTGGAGGTGGCCGTCGGCGGACTGGCAGGCGGTGAGATAGCCGTTCACCTCGGCGTGCCGGGGGCCCATGAGGCATGGGATTCCGTCCATCGCTTCGATGACGCGGTCGGGGCCGGCGTCGCTGACCGGGCGGCGGAACGGCCAAGTCTCGCCGTCGTCGAAGGACAGCGCGCAGTACATGCCGGAAACTCCCCGGCGGCCGCCGGCTTCCTCGACGGTGAAGGCGTCGTCGGCGTCGGCCGGCGCGTTGGCGAAGGAGATGAGCAAAATCGGATCCGTGCCGGCGTGGCAGGTTCCGCGCACGCGCTTGAGCACCAGCCGTTGCGAGCCGCCGATGGGGGGAAACGGACTGGCCGAGTACTGCCACGTCTTGCCGCGGTCGGCGGAGACGCTCATCGCCAGGGTGCCGTCCACCTCGTCGCCGCGCCCGAAGGCCAGCAGCCGGCCGTCGGCGAGCTCCACCGCCGACGCGTGGATGCCCGCGATGGTGCCGCCGGCATCGCGCCACGTCTCGCCGCCGTCGGCGCTCATCCATAGCGCGGTACCGCCGTGGCCGCTGCTGACCGCGTCGCACGGCAGCACCAGGGTTCCGTCGCGCAGCGTGAACGCCGACGCGATCGGCATCTGGCGCGGGCCGTGTTCGCCGCTGATGAACCTGGCCCGGCTCCAGGTGGCGCCGCTGTCGTCGGAGGTGCGCAGGATGGTGCGCAGCGGCCCCCAGGTGGCGGCGGCCGACATGCCGTTGAAATGGTACATCCGTCCTCCGTCGCACAGCAGGGCGGGCGCGTGGTCGTTGCGGTCGGGGGCGTCCCAGAACACCGACGCCGGTTCCCAGGAGTCGGTTCCGGCGCGCAGACGGCTGGCCAGAATGCCGAGTTCGCGGCCGGGTTCCTCGACGCAGGTGTACCAGATGGCCAGCAGGTCGCCGTTGGGACATTGGCAGATCGCCGGATCGTGATTGTGCGTGCTGAACAGGGGTCCGTAGGAACGGGGAGGAATGTGCACGTAGCGGACCGGCCCGCGGAACAACGGCGCCTCGTCGGTACGTGACGGGCCGGCGGGTGAGGTAGTCTGCAGCACGTTGCAGCCGTGCAGCTCCACCGGCGCCTTGCGAGCCGGTCTCGGCGGCACCGGGTAGTCCGCGCACACCACCCGGAACCCGATCAGCCAGTTGCGTTCTTCCGGCAGCGCCGCCGCACGGTTGGCAGACCTGAGATAATAGGTCTCGGTCGAGTGGCTGCCGCCGCGGGTCACCCGGAAATCGCCTTCGGGGGCGCCGACCGGGTCGCTCGCGTCGCGCTCGAGGTACGGACCGTACCAGTCCAGGCACCACTCCTCGACGTTTCCGTGCATGTCGCACAGGCCCCACGGGTTGGGGGGCGTGCGGCCGACGTGCAGCGGGACCACGTTGTCGCCGGTGCTGCGCGACGGGTCGGGAAACCAGGTGCGGCGCTGGTTCTTGGCTACCCCGGGCGGCAGTTCATCTCCGCTCCAGAACGGTGTCGATGACCCGGCCCGGCACGCGTATTCCCACTCCGCCTCGGTGGGCAGGCGGAACTCGGCGCCCTCGCGCTCGGACAGCCAGCGACAGTAGGCGGCAGCGTCATGCCAGCTCACGAACACCACCGCTTCGTCGTCAGCGCGCGAAAATCCCAGCTTGCCGCGCAGTTCCCGGTGCGCGGGGTCGAACATCTCGTACTGTGCGTTGGTGACTTGGCACTCAGCCAGGTAGAACGGCTTGGTGATGGTTACGCGGTGCACGGGCACCTCGTCGAAATCGCCGTCACGGAAGCAGGAGGGTGCCAGGAGCGCGTCGGGCAACGGGCGGTCGTTCCCCATCAGGAACGAACCAGCATCAACGCGCCTCATTCGTATACCGGTCGTAGTGGTCATGTAACTCCTCCAAGGTCGGGTGCGCCGGGATCGGTGAAGTATGACCGCACCGATGCGGCGCGCCAATGCCCAGCTTGAACGATGCTGTGTATTCGGACTACGATCCGGTCGAGGGCATTCCATGAGTGAAGCGGGCGATGGTTCTGTAGAACTTGGCAGAGTGGTTTCTCGTAACCCCGAAATCCACAGCGGGGACTTGGTCTTCGCGACGACTCGCGTGCCTGTCGGAACGCTTGTCGACTATCTCAAGAGCGATTACTCCATTGAAGAGTTCCTGCGGGACTTTCCCACCGTCGAGAGGTGGCAGGTCGAGTCGTATCTTGAAATCTCAACCGACGGCGTTGACAAACTGAGGACCCTGACGGTCATCGAGTGAGGGTGCTGCTGGACGCCGGGTACGACTCCCGCGCGATCGGTGGCCCGGTATCATCGCCGGTGCTGTTGCGGGTAGGCTGCGGGCATGAGCAGCAGGCGACCCAACATCGTGTTCGTGTTCTCGGACCAGCAGCGCTACAGCGCCCTCGGTGCCAACGGCAACCGCGTGGTACGCACCCCCGTGCTCGACGGGATGGCGGCCGAGGGCATGGTCTGCGACAACATGTTCTCCAACCACCCGCTGTGCTCGCCGTACCGGGCGATTCTCCTCACCGGGCAGTTCGGCTGGCGCAATGGCGTAATCGACAACGAGTACCGGCCGCGGCGCGACATCCCGACCTTGCCGGGCACCCTGCGTGAGCACGGCTACGGCACCGCTCACGTCGGCACCTTCCACCTCGGCAAGGGACCGTACACCGAGGAAGGCAGGTACGGCATCGACTACCTGGCCGCGGTCGGCCCCGGCCGCGGCTACTTCGACCAGCCCTACTACGAGAACGATGCGGGACCGACCGCCTTTCCGGGCTGGGGGCCGACCGTCGAGACCGACTTGGCGATCCGCTACCTGGAGCGCCACCGCGCGGAGCGGCCCGACGATCCGTTTGCCCTGTTCCTGTCGTGGCGGCCGCCGCACTGGCCGTACGAGCAGTTTCCCGACTCTCTCGAGCGCTACGATCCGGCCGCGGTGGATCTGCCGGCCAACGTACCCGCCGCCCTGGCCGACCACGCCCGCCGCGAACTGGCCGACTACTACGCCTGCTGCACCGGGCTTGACGTGGAGATGGGCCGCCTGCTGGCGGCGCTCGACCGCCTGCAGATCGCCGACGACACCATCGTGTGCTACAGCTCCGACCACGGCGACCACATCCGCGCCCACGGCTACGGCAAGCCGAACGAGACCTGGCTGCACCACACGCGGCGCGCCTCCAAGGCCACCCCGTACGAGGACTCCGCGCACGTGCCATTCGTGATCCGCTGGCCGAGCAACACTCCGCCGGGCACGCGCAGCGACGCCTTCATGGGCGCCATAGACATCGTGCCGAGCCTGCTCGGCGCGTGCGGCGTGCCGTTGCCGGCCGGCCTGCAGGGCCGCGACCTGTCGCCGGTGTGGCGCGGGCAACCGGTGCCCGCCGACCCGCCGCACGCCCCCGGGGCGAGCGAGTCGGTGTACCTGATGAACATGGCCAACGGCTGGCCCAACCGCTACGGCTGGGTGGGGCGCTGGCGGGCCGTGCGCACCGCACGCTACACCTACGCCCGCTGGTACGCCAACGAGCG carries:
- the phnA gene encoding phosphonoacetate hydrolase encodes the protein MAAERVELNGVGYRVPDAPVVVVCVDGGDPEYFAAARAAGRTPTVSRFMDSGFGAVAHCGIPSFTCPNNMSIATGAPPKVHGISGNFYLDRATGQAVVMTGPELMRSRTVFDVLSKAGARTVVVTAKDKLRTQLGKGLDVAAGNVCFSSQHADRCTAAENGIIDALGFVGRPLPDMYSEDLSLFVLDAGIRFLEQDDPPTLLYLSLTDYVQHKYAPDHAAALAFHAALDDRFARLEELGATVALTADHGMKDKCGADGSYHIVYLQDLLDERFGAGRTRVICPITDAFVGHHGSLGGFVRVYCFGGVEPRDVADFILPLRGIEEVLEREETAQRFDLPADVEGDVAVISTADYCVGMGRADHDLADLHGERLRTHGGLSERDVPIILSRPLNAAYRARSRSEQLLNHQVFDYAINGTA
- a CDS encoding Gfo/Idh/MocA family oxidoreductase, with product MKKKLALLGASHIHTPGFVDVLAARTDVSVVAVWDPDPAIAGKYAAKFQCLAAPEVASVLGMPDLDAVIVLSQTNRHEELVRQVAGAGKHCFVEKPLGMGLADARNMMRLLEAAGVIFHMGYFNRTIPAHRLLRRLIAEEAFGAIGRMRLVFGTPAAINGVFRSDWLWMTDPEQAGVGAFGDLGTHKLDLLLYLIGGTARLEAVTASFSRPLGRYPRGEECGEAILRFDNGTIATLAASWVDLVEPSSLLITGTKGHAVIRNAPGMPHNDWDNELFLLSDAVDGATGKEPWTDLPEALPRPLEQFIAAVVHGERDNLVSVREAAYSSYVMEMISQAAAERRWLPIDPAAL
- a CDS encoding sulfatase-like hydrolase/transferase; translation: MASTSTRPNILFVFADDWGWGDLGCYGHRHLRTPHLDRLAAEGTLFSQFYVCSGVCSPSRAAVMTGRFPARFGIHGHFATHERNAARGMPNWLDPSATTVTGLFQNAGYRVGHFGKWHLGNGTGAPPPTAYGIDLFDEPDCPIVYTDPSHTGTRATSSREIVDQAIGFLEQPGRTGAAADPFFLNLWLYDTHASLDPNEEQLERYVDYMPLHVPHAGATAIYYATMTEADLQIGRLLAKLDELGLADDTVVIFSADNGPEDMEIRNASHSGVGSAGPFRGRKRSLYEGGVRVPFILRWPGNTPAGVVNNATPLCAVDLLPTWCELAGVDVPSDAGLDGESMAAAFRGEPRPRSTPLLWEWRFHIYGHVLHRSPMLAIRHGDWKLLRNPAGDRVELYRIPNDPSELNNRAETEPEVVQHLSALAREWQAGLPAGPVSPDAGSNAYPWPGTDHNETALFS
- a CDS encoding SUMF1/EgtB/PvdO family nonheme iron enzyme; this encodes MRRVDAGSFLMGNDRPLPDALLAPSCFRDGDFDEVPVHRVTITKPFYLAECQVTNAQYEMFDPAHRELRGKLGFSRADDEAVVFVSWHDAAAYCRWLSEREGAEFRLPTEAEWEYACRAGSSTPFWSGDELPPGVAKNQRRTWFPDPSRSTGDNVVPLHVGRTPPNPWGLCDMHGNVEEWCLDWYGPYLERDASDPVGAPEGDFRVTRGGSHSTETYYLRSANRAAALPEERNWLIGFRVVCADYPVPPRPARKAPVELHGCNVLQTTSPAGPSRTDEAPLFRGPVRYVHIPPRSYGPLFSTHNHDPAICQCPNGDLLAIWYTCVEEPGRELGILASRLRAGTDSWEPASVFWDAPDRNDHAPALLCDGGRMYHFNGMSAAATWGPLRTILRTSDDSGATWSRARFISGEHGPRQMPIASAFTLRDGTLVLPCDAVSSGHGGTALWMSADGGETWRDAGGTIAGIHASAVELADGRLLAFGRGDEVDGTLAMSVSADRGKTWQYSASPFPPIGGSQRLVLKRVRGTCHAGTDPILLISFANAPADADDAFTVEEAGGRRGVSGMYCALSFDDGETWPFRRPVSDAGPDRVIEAMDGIPCLMGPRHAEVNGYLTACQSADGHLQLISSSNHYSFNLPWLVER
- a CDS encoding DUF433 domain-containing protein, giving the protein MSEAGDGSVELGRVVSRNPEIHSGDLVFATTRVPVGTLVDYLKSDYSIEEFLRDFPTVERWQVESYLEISTDGVDKLRTLTVIE
- a CDS encoding sulfatase-like hydrolase/transferase produces the protein MSSRRPNIVFVFSDQQRYSALGANGNRVVRTPVLDGMAAEGMVCDNMFSNHPLCSPYRAILLTGQFGWRNGVIDNEYRPRRDIPTLPGTLREHGYGTAHVGTFHLGKGPYTEEGRYGIDYLAAVGPGRGYFDQPYYENDAGPTAFPGWGPTVETDLAIRYLERHRAERPDDPFALFLSWRPPHWPYEQFPDSLERYDPAAVDLPANVPAALADHARRELADYYACCTGLDVEMGRLLAALDRLQIADDTIVCYSSDHGDHIRAHGYGKPNETWLHHTRRASKATPYEDSAHVPFVIRWPSNTPPGTRSDAFMGAIDIVPSLLGACGVPLPAGLQGRDLSPVWRGQPVPADPPHAPGASESVYLMNMANGWPNRYGWVGRWRAVRTARYTYARWYANERSPWLFDRQEDPLEMNNLVYSAAARPVVQEMEQRLHRWMEATGDPFEHGVRGPRGFVEVGQQWANPDKWAEWGTS